In Halorussus limi, a genomic segment contains:
- a CDS encoding electron transfer flavoprotein subunit beta/FixA family protein translates to MKVLVTVKEVAEVADDFEIAGTEVDERYLEYDLNEWDDYAVEEAVQLKEDGPAEEVVTVTVGPERSEETIRMALAKGADRAVRVWDDALEDAGLLDVETKTNLLEAVVEEEDPDLVLTGVQAGDDAFGATGVSLADELGFQWGAVVNALDYDADENVAHVHRELEGGVEELTDIDLPAVLTIQTGINEPRYASLRGIRQAQSKEIAPKSLDDLGLDAGAIESDLEVTSMYEPESESDAEIFEGDASETAGELAEVLREKGVAE, encoded by the coding sequence ATGAAGGTCCTGGTGACTGTGAAGGAGGTCGCCGAAGTCGCCGACGACTTCGAGATAGCGGGGACCGAGGTAGACGAGCGCTACCTCGAATACGACCTGAACGAGTGGGACGATTACGCCGTCGAGGAGGCCGTCCAGTTGAAGGAGGACGGCCCGGCCGAGGAGGTCGTGACCGTTACCGTCGGTCCCGAGCGGTCCGAAGAGACCATCCGGATGGCGCTGGCGAAAGGGGCCGACCGAGCGGTCCGCGTCTGGGACGACGCGCTGGAGGACGCGGGTCTGCTCGACGTGGAGACCAAGACGAACCTCCTCGAAGCGGTCGTCGAGGAGGAGGACCCCGACCTCGTGCTGACCGGCGTGCAGGCGGGCGACGACGCCTTCGGTGCCACCGGCGTCTCGCTGGCCGACGAACTCGGCTTCCAGTGGGGCGCGGTCGTCAACGCGCTCGACTACGACGCCGACGAGAACGTCGCGCACGTCCACCGCGAACTGGAGGGCGGCGTCGAGGAACTCACCGACATCGACCTCCCCGCGGTTCTCACCATCCAGACGGGTATCAACGAACCGCGGTACGCCAGCCTCCGGGGCATCCGACAGGCCCAGAGCAAGGAAATCGCGCCGAAGAGCCTCGACGACCTCGGTCTCGACGCCGGGGCCATCGAGAGCGACCTCGAGGTGACTTCGATGTACGAACCCGAGAGCGAGAGCGACGCCGAAATCTTCGAGGGTGACGCCAGCGAGACCGCCGGGGAACTTGCGGAGGTCCTCCGCGAGAAGGGGGTGGCAGAATGA
- a CDS encoding type IV pilin encodes MPTDEAFTASDRGTSPVLGVVLLLVVTAIFAGAVGSIALGTPMPSDSPRAAIDLRLDADANRVTLVHRGGAALDVNALSIRVRVDGTALDAQPPVPFFSTDGFRSGPTGPFNSAADQQWTAGETASFALAETNDPVLSSGVTVEVMVSVDGTVVAEMEGTA; translated from the coding sequence GTGCCCACCGACGAAGCTTTCACCGCGTCTGACCGCGGGACATCGCCGGTCCTCGGCGTCGTGCTTCTCCTCGTCGTAACCGCAATATTCGCAGGGGCCGTCGGGAGCATCGCGCTCGGAACGCCGATGCCGTCCGACTCGCCCCGCGCGGCCATCGACCTGCGACTCGACGCCGACGCGAACCGCGTCACGCTGGTCCACCGCGGCGGGGCCGCACTCGACGTGAACGCGTTGTCGATACGGGTACGCGTCGACGGGACCGCGCTCGACGCTCAGCCGCCGGTGCCGTTCTTCTCGACGGACGGGTTCCGGTCGGGACCGACCGGACCGTTCAACAGCGCGGCCGACCAGCAGTGGACCGCGGGCGAGACGGCCAGTTTCGCGCTGGCGGAGACCAACGACCCGGTCCTTTCGTCGGGTGTGACGGTGGAAGTGATGGTTTCTGTCGATGGAACGGTCGTCGCGGAGATGGAGGGGACGGCGTGA
- a CDS encoding DUF7094 domain-containing protein, with protein sequence MRLTPVMLALLLALSPGAVAVQASAPTSPASAPNTASFSPAASDISLAQTDGDTASSSADGNTSEIMTLKSAPARTAFGTPSVSLGSSLVIDRGGFETRLSVESLDQQLEAAETVEKKKRILNRYRYRIENRIISLKAREQQATQAFSNGTLSESEYLRTLGRIDAAAADIQKLTTAMEKRASTVPRFQMETEANTLKGKLVLVEGPIRDHIAKTLRGERSPTRVYVATGKSGVVLSTIINGEYIREVVRKDHRNPAASRDSSKIEARQEVINQYPWAFNHSKASGVDAFYGNTKIYQVRFEHEQGKLIAYYDGGTKSVFREIQHKQLTGDTPLPTGPSVTNSSENLTVAVNRTYAGGPLRVKLTNATGAPVRGEITVAGEFVGRTNAEGVLWTLSPAGTFQVGASHDFRTVNVTATTVES encoded by the coding sequence ATGCGACTCACCCCCGTTATGCTGGCATTACTGCTCGCCCTCTCCCCCGGAGCAGTCGCGGTGCAGGCGTCTGCACCGACCTCGCCGGCGTCCGCCCCGAACACCGCCTCGTTCTCACCGGCCGCGAGCGACATTTCGCTCGCCCAGACAGACGGCGACACCGCCAGTTCGTCGGCCGACGGAAACACCTCCGAAATTATGACGCTCAAGTCTGCTCCCGCACGGACGGCGTTCGGTACGCCGTCGGTCTCACTCGGCAGTTCTCTCGTGATAGACCGGGGCGGGTTCGAGACACGACTTAGCGTGGAGTCGCTCGACCAACAGTTGGAAGCGGCGGAGACCGTCGAAAAGAAGAAACGTATTTTGAATCGGTATCGGTACCGTATCGAGAACCGCATTATCTCGCTAAAGGCCAGAGAACAACAGGCGACCCAAGCGTTCTCGAACGGGACCCTCTCGGAGAGCGAATACCTGAGAACGTTGGGGCGTATCGACGCTGCGGCCGCCGATATTCAGAAATTGACGACCGCAATGGAAAAACGCGCCAGCACGGTTCCGCGGTTTCAGATGGAAACTGAAGCGAACACGTTGAAGGGGAAACTCGTCCTCGTAGAGGGTCCGATTCGAGACCACATTGCCAAGACCCTACGCGGCGAACGATCGCCGACGAGAGTGTACGTGGCGACCGGGAAGTCCGGAGTCGTTCTCTCGACAATCATAAACGGAGAGTACATCCGCGAAGTCGTCCGCAAAGACCATCGCAATCCGGCGGCATCTCGCGACTCCTCGAAGATAGAAGCACGCCAAGAAGTCATCAATCAGTATCCGTGGGCGTTCAACCACAGCAAGGCCTCCGGAGTAGACGCGTTCTACGGCAACACGAAAATCTACCAAGTCCGATTCGAACACGAACAAGGTAAACTCATCGCGTACTACGACGGTGGCACGAAGTCGGTCTTCCGGGAGATTCAGCACAAGCAACTGACCGGCGACACTCCGCTCCCGACGGGACCGAGCGTCACCAACTCCTCGGAGAATCTCACGGTCGCGGTCAACCGCACCTACGCCGGCGGTCCGCTTCGAGTCAAACTCACGAACGCCACCGGCGCGCCGGTCCGAGGCGAAATTACGGTCGCCGGCGAATTCGTCGGCCGGACGAACGCAGAGGGCGTCCTCTGGACGCTCTCGCCCGCCGGGACGTTCCAGGTCGGCGCGTCTCACGACTTCCGGACGGTCAACGTGACCGCGACGACGGTCGAGTCGTAG
- a CDS encoding F0F1 ATP synthase subunit C, protein MYEMLFAFVNAVVPLAQEGAAAAEPAIPASAAAALAVGLAALGAGYAERGIGSAAIGAIAEDESLFGTGLIMTVLPETLVILALVVVFIVG, encoded by the coding sequence ATGTACGAAATGCTCTTTGCGTTTGTGAACGCCGTCGTACCGCTCGCTCAAGAAGGCGCTGCCGCAGCCGAACCCGCCATCCCGGCATCCGCCGCCGCCGCCCTCGCAGTCGGTCTCGCGGCCCTCGGTGCGGGCTACGCCGAGCGCGGTATCGGTAGCGCGGCTATCGGTGCCATCGCGGAGGACGAGTCGCTCTTCGGTACGGGCCTCATCATGACGGTCCTGCCCGAGACGCTCGTCATCCTGGCGCTGGTCGTCGTGTTCATCGTCGGTTAA
- the ahaH gene encoding ATP synthase archaeal subunit H has translation MPRPEVLERIKEAEQEADDIVAEAEEEREQRISDAREEAEQLRREAEEEASTVHEERLAEAREEIEAEREEVLAEGEDEREKLESRARENEEEVTDYVVDLFEEAVHAQT, from the coding sequence ATGCCGAGGCCAGAGGTTCTCGAACGAATCAAGGAGGCCGAACAAGAGGCCGACGACATCGTCGCCGAGGCCGAGGAGGAGCGCGAACAGCGCATCTCCGACGCTCGGGAAGAGGCGGAGCAACTCCGCCGCGAAGCCGAGGAGGAGGCCTCCACCGTTCACGAGGAGCGTCTCGCCGAGGCCCGCGAGGAAATCGAGGCCGAGCGCGAAGAGGTCCTCGCCGAGGGCGAGGACGAGCGTGAGAAACTCGAATCGCGGGCGCGAGAGAACGAGGAGGAAGTAACCGACTACGTGGTAGACCTGTTCGAGGAGGCGGTGCATGCTCAGACCTGA
- a CDS encoding helix-turn-helix transcriptional regulator, giving the protein MRLLAALLVVLLFVCPAAGAGVSHSAADRADAPRVSDAQTILATATETVSNATDPPESDATIRENTVLRVSIRENGNARWNVTARYLLGDDNETEAFRKLAAEYEDGRADYGLTSATFERIVERVNGVTERPMELREVGRSAQLRNNGTVGVLSLSFTWTNFTRVDDNQIVLGDAFWVGSDTWLPTLNDDQTLVITVPGNYYLSSGSPSGGKIVNGSVLRYDGPQQFERGDFEMTFSPKSTDIPGTSQKGILPSGSSLWGLVVVFLLLTGSFGAYALAQRRGVDPAPAPEPSPTDSPDDAAPSPTMSGASGGDEDETEDGDDEPAPELLSDEERVLRLLRDNDGRMKQGQIVKETNWSNAKVSQLLSKMHDNDDVDKLRIGRENLITLPDEDVTEMD; this is encoded by the coding sequence ATGCGGTTACTCGCCGCCCTCCTCGTCGTCCTCCTCTTCGTCTGCCCCGCCGCCGGTGCCGGGGTGAGCCACTCGGCCGCCGACCGAGCGGACGCTCCGCGCGTCTCGGACGCGCAGACAATCCTCGCCACGGCAACCGAGACGGTATCTAACGCGACGGACCCCCCGGAGTCGGACGCGACGATACGAGAGAATACGGTACTACGCGTCTCTATCCGCGAGAACGGAAACGCCCGGTGGAACGTCACGGCGCGGTATCTTCTCGGCGACGACAACGAGACCGAAGCCTTCCGCAAACTCGCGGCGGAGTACGAGGACGGACGCGCCGACTACGGACTCACCTCCGCGACGTTCGAGCGCATCGTCGAACGCGTGAACGGCGTCACCGAGCGCCCGATGGAACTCCGAGAGGTCGGTCGGTCGGCACAACTCCGTAACAACGGCACCGTGGGCGTCCTCTCGCTGTCGTTCACGTGGACGAACTTCACGCGGGTCGACGACAACCAGATAGTCCTCGGCGACGCGTTCTGGGTCGGGTCGGACACGTGGCTCCCGACGCTGAACGACGACCAGACGCTGGTGATAACGGTTCCCGGCAACTACTACCTCTCGAGCGGGAGTCCGTCGGGCGGCAAAATCGTGAACGGGAGCGTCCTGCGCTACGACGGCCCGCAGCAGTTCGAGCGCGGCGACTTCGAGATGACGTTCTCCCCGAAGAGCACCGATATTCCCGGCACGTCCCAGAAGGGAATCTTGCCCTCGGGGTCGAGCCTGTGGGGACTGGTCGTCGTCTTCCTCCTCCTGACGGGGAGTTTCGGAGCGTACGCGTTGGCGCAGCGACGCGGCGTGGACCCCGCGCCCGCCCCAGAGCCGTCACCGACCGACTCCCCAGACGACGCCGCGCCGTCGCCGACGATGTCGGGGGCGAGCGGCGGTGACGAAGACGAGACCGAGGACGGGGACGACGAACCCGCGCCGGAACTGCTGAGCGACGAGGAGCGCGTCCTCCGCCTGCTTCGGGACAACGACGGTCGGATGAAGCAGGGCCAAATAGTCAAGGAGACCAACTGGTCGAACGCCAAGGTCTCGCAACTGCTCTCGAAGATGCACGACAACGACGACGTGGACAAACTCCGCATCGGCCGGGAGAATCTCATCACGCTTCCCGACGAGGACGTGACGGAGATGGATTAG
- a CDS encoding V-type ATP synthase subunit I, whose translation MLRPERMSKVSVTGSRAVMDDVIETVHELNLVHLSGYDGSWEGFEQGDPIEGADDASEKLVTVRSLESILDIDEDDAGPSRIVTDEALEDELQSVREDVNELDDRRSELEDDLRSVEERLDSVKPFADLGIDLDLLSGYETLQVAVGEADEAAVRDALADADTIREFGTFSGENTVAVFAYPADSADEDALDELLVGVDFASLDVPDAEGSPQEYVEELEHERQKLESELDSVENEIENVKLDTAGFLLAAEEKLTIDVQKAEAPLNFATTENAFVAEGWIPTERYTELTTALGESVGDRVEVDELERASYDAHEAHGPEDPDANEVAADGGTTMDGDQPPVVQDNPGAVKPFELLVETINRPKYFEFDPTVVLFLTFPAFFGFMIGDLGYGLLYLGIGYWLYSSFDNPALKSLGGIALWAGGFTALFGILYGEIFGLHLVGEYLWGGHPPIHKGLQPIEAEYALSWMVISILAGLLHMTVGYVFDFVENLAHDPVDAVLESGSWVLLFAGIWTWIFSTQASSKKPDFLFTAFDGEPFALGFSGFSPEIGTLGLAIGGVGLLLYVASEVKHLGGPGLVIGVLESLSVLSDALSYTRIAAVLLAKAGMAFVVNLLFFGVYVTGEGEHAAWHFGLGHMPHVGDMSHGHEVTSIMFPGLAHSGIAGLVGGLLVLVIGHLLVLALGITSAGLQAVRLEYVEFFGKFYEGGGEEYEPFGHDRSYTTQD comes from the coding sequence ATGCTCAGACCTGAACGAATGAGCAAGGTGTCCGTGACGGGGTCGCGCGCCGTCATGGACGACGTCATCGAGACCGTCCACGAGCTGAATCTGGTTCACCTCTCCGGGTACGACGGCTCGTGGGAGGGCTTCGAGCAGGGCGACCCCATCGAGGGGGCCGACGACGCCTCCGAGAAGCTCGTCACCGTCCGGTCGCTCGAAAGCATCCTCGACATCGACGAGGACGACGCCGGACCGAGTCGCATCGTCACCGACGAGGCGCTCGAAGACGAACTCCAGTCGGTCCGCGAGGACGTCAACGAACTCGACGACCGCCGGAGCGAACTGGAAGACGACCTCCGCAGCGTCGAAGAGCGACTCGATTCCGTGAAACCGTTCGCGGACCTCGGCATCGACCTCGACCTGCTCTCGGGCTACGAGACCCTGCAGGTCGCGGTCGGTGAGGCCGACGAAGCGGCGGTCCGCGACGCACTCGCCGACGCCGACACCATCCGGGAGTTCGGCACGTTCTCGGGCGAGAACACGGTCGCAGTCTTCGCGTACCCCGCGGACAGCGCCGACGAAGACGCGCTCGACGAACTGCTCGTCGGCGTCGACTTCGCCTCGCTGGACGTTCCCGACGCCGAGGGGAGCCCCCAAGAGTACGTCGAGGAACTCGAACACGAGCGCCAGAAACTCGAATCCGAACTCGACAGCGTCGAGAACGAGATCGAGAACGTCAAACTCGACACCGCCGGCTTCCTGCTGGCGGCCGAGGAGAAGCTGACCATCGACGTCCAGAAGGCCGAAGCGCCGCTCAACTTCGCGACGACCGAGAACGCCTTCGTCGCCGAGGGCTGGATTCCGACCGAGCGCTACACCGAACTCACCACCGCGCTCGGCGAATCGGTCGGCGACCGCGTCGAGGTCGACGAACTCGAACGCGCCTCGTACGACGCTCACGAGGCTCACGGTCCCGAGGACCCCGACGCGAACGAGGTCGCCGCCGACGGCGGCACCACGATGGACGGCGACCAGCCGCCGGTCGTGCAGGACAACCCCGGCGCGGTCAAGCCCTTCGAACTGCTGGTCGAGACCATCAACCGGCCGAAGTACTTCGAGTTCGACCCGACGGTAGTCCTGTTCCTGACGTTCCCGGCGTTCTTCGGGTTCATGATCGGTGACCTCGGGTACGGACTCCTGTATCTGGGCATCGGCTACTGGCTCTACAGTTCCTTCGACAATCCGGCGCTCAAGAGTCTGGGCGGCATCGCGCTGTGGGCGGGCGGCTTCACGGCGCTGTTCGGTATCCTGTACGGCGAGATCTTCGGCTTACACCTCGTCGGCGAGTACCTGTGGGGCGGCCACCCGCCGATTCACAAGGGTCTCCAGCCGATCGAAGCCGAGTACGCGCTGTCGTGGATGGTAATCTCCATCCTCGCCGGCCTGCTCCACATGACGGTCGGATACGTCTTCGACTTCGTGGAGAACCTCGCACACGACCCCGTCGACGCGGTTCTCGAAAGCGGATCGTGGGTCCTGCTGTTCGCGGGCATCTGGACGTGGATCTTCAGCACGCAGGCCAGCAGTAAGAAGCCGGACTTCCTGTTCACCGCGTTCGACGGTGAGCCGTTCGCGCTCGGCTTCAGCGGCTTCTCGCCCGAAATCGGGACCCTCGGTCTCGCAATCGGCGGAGTCGGCCTCCTGCTCTACGTCGCGAGCGAGGTCAAGCACCTCGGCGGTCCCGGTCTCGTCATCGGCGTACTGGAGAGTCTGAGCGTCCTCTCGGACGCCCTCTCCTACACCCGGATCGCCGCGGTGCTGCTCGCCAAGGCGGGAATGGCCTTCGTGGTCAACCTCCTGTTCTTCGGCGTGTACGTCACCGGTGAGGGCGAACACGCCGCGTGGCACTTCGGACTCGGCCACATGCCCCACGTCGGAGACATGTCCCACGGTCACGAGGTCACGAGCATCATGTTCCCCGGCCTCGCTCACTCGGGCATCGCCGGACTCGTCGGTGGGCTCCTCGTCCTCGTCATCGGCCACCTGCTCGTACTGGCGCTCGGTATCACGAGCGCCGGTCTGCAGGCGGTCCGTCTCGAGTACGTCGAGTTCTTCGGCAAGTTCTACGAGGGCGGCGGCGAGGAGTACGAACCGTTCGGTCACGACCGGTCGTACACCACGCAGGACTAA
- a CDS encoding methyltransferase domain-containing protein, which yields MGILEDKSRARLFYKYLSKVYDTVNPFIWNEEMRDEALAMLDVAEGDRVLDVGCGTGFATEGLLEHTQNVHGLDQSVHQLEKAWDKLGKHDPVSFYRGDAERLPFEDDSFDVVWSSGSIEYWPNPVVALRDMRRVVKPGGQVLVVGPNYPKSSVMQKVADAIMLFYDREEADRMFREAGYTDIRHREMGPNYDPDIAITTVARDPVDE from the coding sequence ATGGGTATCCTCGAAGACAAGAGCCGGGCCCGGCTCTTCTACAAGTACCTCTCGAAGGTGTACGACACCGTCAACCCGTTCATCTGGAACGAGGAGATGCGAGACGAGGCGCTGGCGATGCTCGACGTAGCGGAGGGCGACCGAGTGCTTGACGTGGGGTGTGGTACCGGGTTCGCTACCGAAGGACTCCTCGAACACACCCAGAACGTCCACGGCCTCGACCAGAGCGTTCACCAACTGGAGAAGGCGTGGGACAAACTCGGCAAGCACGACCCCGTCAGCTTCTACCGCGGGGACGCCGAGCGCCTGCCGTTCGAGGACGACAGCTTCGACGTCGTGTGGTCCTCCGGGTCCATCGAGTACTGGCCGAACCCGGTCGTCGCCCTGCGAGACATGCGCCGCGTCGTCAAGCCCGGCGGGCAAGTTCTCGTCGTCGGCCCGAACTATCCCAAGTCGTCGGTGATGCAGAAAGTCGCCGACGCAATCATGCTGTTCTACGACCGAGAGGAGGCCGACCGCATGTTCCGCGAGGCGGGCTACACCGACATCCGCCACCGGGAGATGGGTCCGAACTACGACCCGGACATCGCTATCACGACCGTCGCACGCGACCCAGTGGACGAGTAA